One Triticum dicoccoides isolate Atlit2015 ecotype Zavitan chromosome 5B, WEW_v2.0, whole genome shotgun sequence genomic window carries:
- the LOC119310264 gene encoding cyclin-D4-1-like yields the protein MAPSYEMAASILLCAEDSSSIFGFSDGEEVEAAAGAMAGGSPYCGGGGELAVEFPLPSEECVARWVATEVEHMPRKDHAERLRAGGVGLRVRTDSIDWIWKVHTYYGFGPVTACLALNYMDRFLSLYQIPEGKAWMTQLLSVACLSLAAKMDETSVPQSIDLQAGDARYVFEAKTIQRMELLVLSTLKWRMQAVTPFSYLDYFLHQLSGGNAPSRQAVRDATELILCISRGTSCLEFRPSEIAATVAAAVAGEEHAAHKPACCTHVDKERVLSCHEAMIQATGATVPPRKTAGLMGRAYSPGMSAPRSPTGVLDLDARYLSCTSDGASTTTTMPSSSPASASSAFDSSPVSSKRRKISRS from the exons ATGGCCCCGAGCTACGAGATGGCCGCCTCCATCCTGCTCTGCGCCGAGGACAGCAGCAGCATCTTCGGCTTCAGCGAcggcgaggaggtggaggcggcggcgggagcGATGGCGGGCGGATCGCCgtactgcggcggcggcggcgagctggcCGTGGAGTTCCCGCTGCCGTCCGAGGAGTGCGTGGCCCGCTGGGTGGCGACGGAGGTGGAGCACATGCCCAGGAAGGACCACGCCGAGCGGCTCCGCGCCGGGGGCGTGGGTCTCCGCGTGCGGACGGACTCCATCGACTGGATATGGAAG GTTCACACGTACTACGGCTTCGGCCCTGTCACTGCGTGCTTGGCCCTCAACTACATGGACCGCTTCCTCTCGCTCTACCAGATACCG GAGGGCAAGGCTTGGATGACGCAGCTGCTATCGGTGGCGTGCTTGTCTCTTGCTGCCAAGATGGATGAAACTTCCGTGCCTCAGTCCATCGACTTGCAG GCCGGGGACGCGCGGTACGTGTTCGAGGCGAAGACGATCCAGAGGATGGAGCTGCTGGTCCTGAGCACGCTCAAATGGCGGATGCAGGCCGTCACCCCATTCTCCTACCTCGACTACTTCCTCCACCAGCTGAGCGGCGGCAATGCGCCGTCGAGGCAGGCCGTCCGGGACGCCACGGAGCTCATCCTCTGCATATCCAGAG GGACGAGCTGCCTGGAGTTCCGGCCCTCGGAGATCGCCGCGACGGTGGCCGccgccgtggccggggaagaacacGCCGCCCACAAGCCGGCCTGCTGCACCCACGTAGATAAG GAGCGGGTGCTGAGTTGCCATGAAGCGATGATCCAGGCCACCGGCGCCACCGTGCCGCCACGTAAAACCGCAGGCCTGATGGGCAGAGCCTACTCCCCCGGCATGTCTGCGCCGCGGAGCCCCACCGGGGTGCTGGACCTGGACGCCCGCTACCTCAGCTGCACAAGCGACGGCGCCAGCAcgaccaccaccatgccatcgtcgTCGCCCGCGAGTGCGAGCTCTGCCTTCGACAGCTCCCCGGTCAGCAGCAAGAGGAGGAAGATCAGCAGATCATGA